From a single Gimesia fumaroli genomic region:
- a CDS encoding FkbM family methyltransferase, producing MNNHELDKKLQRLYKSINDILPTVIDFETFSLEVDKSGASIYRSEEQLLFSKNKVFNEIQQKYSPAFVIDIGANVGFSTLVFSQAFSEAQIITVEPNLNLVDFIERNCKNNGINNVQIIQKVVGENHSGYVSFLINQVMSVDSRVHGLKGDYDSLTVEETSIDQLITDLQCVKEDTIFIKIDTQGFEERVINGARKTLDDFSNYCVMMEFAPFWLMEAGTDPVLFLQKLCTSYNVCEFPSTMLYFQDTLDEIQKKTLSEADAKDFTNYTKSLRRNEKGWCDLMIFRNEE from the coding sequence ATGAATAATCATGAATTAGACAAAAAACTCCAGCGACTTTATAAAAGCATTAATGATATTTTACCAACGGTCATTGATTTTGAGACATTTAGTCTGGAAGTAGATAAAAGTGGCGCCAGTATTTACAGATCTGAAGAACAACTTTTATTTAGTAAAAATAAAGTATTCAATGAGATCCAACAAAAATATTCACCTGCATTCGTGATTGATATCGGAGCAAATGTAGGGTTTTCGACTTTAGTCTTCTCCCAGGCTTTTTCTGAAGCGCAAATCATAACCGTAGAGCCTAACTTGAATCTTGTAGATTTCATCGAAAGAAATTGCAAAAACAACGGCATTAACAATGTCCAAATCATTCAGAAAGTTGTTGGTGAGAATCATTCAGGATATGTATCTTTCCTGATAAATCAGGTCATGAGTGTAGACAGTCGAGTACATGGGCTGAAAGGTGATTATGACAGCCTTACTGTTGAGGAAACATCGATAGACCAGCTTATCACTGATCTCCAATGCGTAAAAGAAGATACAATCTTTATAAAAATTGACACTCAGGGTTTTGAAGAACGAGTTATCAATGGAGCCAGAAAAACATTGGACGACTTCTCAAACTACTGTGTGATGATGGAATTTGCCCCTTTCTGGCTTATGGAAGCCGGCACAGACCCTGTATTGTTTCTGCAAAAACTATGCACCAGTTACAATGTGTGCGAATTTCCATCAACAATGCTTTATTTTCAAGATACTCTTGATGAAATACAAAAAAAGACGTTGAGTGAAGCAGATGCGAAAGATTTCACAAACTACACCAAGTCATTACGAAGAAACGAAAAAGGCTGGTGTGATCTAATGATTTTTAGAAATGAAGAATGA
- a CDS encoding ATP-grasp domain-containing protein has protein sequence MTSKKLLIAGGGYAEIPLILAAKDLGFRVITSGNREKDLGHQFSDQCCLEDFSDKEAMLKLAKSLKIDAICASCNDFSALTAAYVAENLQLAGHDPYNTTLLIHHKDRYREFAQKHGIPSPRAEGFDSIEGAYNSLLNFQFPVIVKPVDLTGGKGISKVTNLQIAKASLEKAFQISRTKKIVIEEFIEGSRHGLSTFIRDGRVVFFFNDNEHYYLNPYLVSAASTPADVSPETATILCKTAEKIASLLKLNTGIFHIQYILRQDIPVIIEICRRAPGDLYIQFVQHATGMEYPTYIVKSSAGMNCDDLTQIEPQGFFTRHCIMPPRNGRIKEVIFNQSVKNNIIDKMMWWKPDEQIDNFLMQKLGIVFLKFGSTEEMRQKTEQMPNLIRVDMA, from the coding sequence ATGACCAGCAAAAAACTCTTAATCGCCGGTGGTGGCTATGCTGAGATCCCCCTGATCCTTGCTGCGAAAGACCTTGGTTTTCGCGTAATAACCAGCGGTAATCGAGAAAAGGATCTGGGACATCAATTTTCCGATCAGTGCTGTCTGGAAGATTTCTCCGACAAAGAGGCGATGTTAAAACTTGCGAAGTCTCTGAAGATCGACGCCATCTGCGCTTCCTGCAATGATTTTTCTGCATTAACTGCTGCTTATGTTGCAGAAAACCTTCAATTAGCAGGACATGATCCCTATAACACGACTCTCTTGATTCACCATAAAGACAGATATCGTGAGTTTGCCCAGAAGCATGGAATTCCCTCTCCACGCGCTGAAGGTTTTGATTCTATTGAAGGCGCATACAATAGTCTTCTGAACTTTCAATTCCCCGTCATAGTCAAGCCTGTTGATTTGACTGGTGGTAAAGGCATCTCGAAAGTCACAAATCTCCAAATTGCTAAAGCGAGTCTTGAAAAGGCATTTCAGATATCCCGTACGAAAAAAATTGTAATCGAAGAGTTTATTGAGGGAAGTCGGCACGGTTTATCAACATTCATTCGTGATGGACGAGTTGTTTTTTTCTTTAATGATAACGAACATTATTATCTCAATCCCTATCTGGTTTCTGCTGCATCGACCCCCGCTGATGTATCACCGGAAACGGCGACTATTCTTTGCAAAACAGCAGAAAAAATCGCATCATTACTCAAACTCAACACAGGTATTTTCCATATTCAATATATCCTCCGGCAGGACATACCTGTGATTATCGAAATTTGTCGCAGGGCACCGGGCGATTTATACATTCAATTTGTTCAACATGCTACCGGTATGGAATATCCCACATATATTGTCAAATCATCTGCAGGCATGAACTGTGATGATTTAACACAAATTGAACCACAAGGATTTTTTACACGACACTGCATAATGCCCCCCCGAAATGGAAGAATAAAAGAGGTTATCTTCAATCAATCAGTGAAAAATAACATTATAGACAAGATGATGTGGTGGAAACCGGATGAGCAGATTGATAATTTCCTGATGCAAAAGCTCGGGATTGTTTTCTTAAAATTCGGTTCAACCGAAGAAATGCGGCAAAAGACAGAACAAATGCCAAATCTGATTCGTGTTGATATGGCATAG
- a CDS encoding EamA family transporter encodes MNHLYILLTILFTVYGQIIIKWQVQLAGAFPQNGTEKVNFIIKLLLNPWVMSSFVCAFLAALSWMAAMTKFPLSYAYPFMSLAFVLVMFLSALFFKEPVTIPKTIGLALIILGIVIGSKG; translated from the coding sequence ATGAACCACCTTTACATACTTCTAACGATTCTCTTTACTGTTTACGGACAAATCATCATCAAATGGCAAGTCCAACTTGCGGGTGCATTCCCTCAAAATGGAACTGAGAAAGTTAATTTTATCATCAAACTATTGCTCAACCCCTGGGTCATGAGTAGCTTCGTGTGTGCCTTCCTTGCTGCTTTGAGTTGGATGGCAGCCATGACAAAATTTCCTCTCAGCTATGCATACCCCTTTATGAGCCTAGCCTTTGTTTTGGTAATGTTTCTGAGTGCTCTCTTTTTTAAAGAGCCGGTTACGATACCTAAAACAATCGGATTAGCCCTCATCATTTTAGGTATCGTCATTGGAAGCAAAGGATGA
- a CDS encoding NHL repeat-containing protein, with the protein MKRFLYLSRSRCSDFVLYCLISSLWLAAPVFAGETKSSPRSILWVEQAGGSKHDKIRGITVDGAGNCFVTGEFTEQAQFADQSVTSRGKMDFVLAKYNPEGKLLWLQTAGGTEIDRGYAVAVDQAGNSYVTGHFQSPTFRIGDKTLKNQGDYDYFIAKYNPEGELLWAQSAGGAGYDYGHGIAVTPDGECYVAGSFAGEVTFGDFQSKSKQGRSLFVAKYDTDGKVLWTQLAGNKHGQSGHQIAVDQTGNCYVCGYITGLIELAGKTVGTDTNVKDIFLAKLSPGGELLWSANSGGQADGLSTGVAVDAQGNCYLTGMFKNEAQFGNTTLKSTGAYDIFVARINADGTPDWAYCGGGEKIDYGLGIAVDRGGNCYVTGEFTDDVEFMGKHLTQLGGRDIFVTRFLPEGKLDWLEMLGGDKSDLSYAIAVDHNNHCFLSGAFSPATQYQSHHLKSRGSNDIFLIKLSQ; encoded by the coding sequence ATGAAACGGTTCTTGTATCTGAGTCGATCGCGTTGTTCTGATTTTGTTTTGTATTGCCTGATAAGTAGTCTGTGGCTCGCGGCTCCCGTCTTTGCGGGAGAAACCAAATCCTCTCCCCGTTCCATTCTCTGGGTCGAACAGGCTGGGGGCAGCAAACATGATAAAATTCGTGGCATCACCGTAGATGGAGCAGGAAACTGTTTTGTTACAGGCGAATTCACCGAGCAGGCCCAATTTGCAGATCAGAGTGTGACCAGCCGGGGAAAAATGGATTTCGTACTTGCGAAATATAACCCCGAGGGAAAATTGCTCTGGCTCCAAACAGCAGGAGGGACTGAGATCGATCGCGGGTATGCAGTGGCCGTCGATCAGGCAGGAAATTCTTATGTGACTGGTCATTTTCAAAGTCCGACATTTCGGATTGGAGACAAAACTCTCAAAAATCAGGGGGACTACGATTATTTCATTGCAAAGTATAATCCTGAAGGAGAGCTACTCTGGGCACAAAGTGCAGGCGGAGCTGGATATGATTATGGACATGGTATTGCAGTAACGCCTGACGGGGAATGTTATGTCGCTGGCTCGTTTGCAGGAGAAGTCACTTTCGGGGATTTCCAATCCAAAAGCAAGCAGGGGCGTTCTCTGTTCGTGGCTAAATATGATACCGATGGAAAAGTGCTCTGGACTCAGTTGGCCGGTAATAAACATGGTCAGAGTGGGCACCAGATTGCCGTGGATCAAACAGGGAACTGTTATGTCTGCGGTTATATTACTGGGCTGATAGAACTGGCAGGGAAGACAGTGGGGACCGATACGAATGTGAAGGATATTTTTCTTGCCAAGTTATCGCCAGGAGGTGAGCTGCTCTGGTCCGCCAATTCAGGGGGGCAGGCAGATGGTTTAAGCACCGGCGTTGCCGTCGATGCACAGGGTAACTGCTATCTGACAGGGATGTTTAAGAATGAGGCGCAATTTGGGAACACAACTCTCAAAAGCACGGGAGCATATGATATTTTCGTCGCTCGCATCAATGCCGACGGGACTCCTGACTGGGCGTATTGCGGGGGAGGTGAAAAGATCGATTATGGTCTGGGGATTGCCGTCGACCGAGGCGGTAACTGTTATGTAACTGGGGAGTTTACAGATGATGTGGAATTCATGGGAAAACACCTGACTCAGCTGGGAGGCCGGGATATATTTGTCACACGTTTCTTGCCAGAAGGAAAACTCGACTGGCTGGAAATGCTGGGAGGTGATAAAAGTGATCTGAGTTATGCGATTGCCGTCGATCACAACAACCATTGTTTCCTTTCCGGGGCCTTTTCTCCTGCCACACAGTATCAGAGTCATCACTTGAAAAGCCGCGGCAGCAACGACATCTTTTTGATTAAACTGAGCCAATAA
- a CDS encoding PSD1 and planctomycete cytochrome C domain-containing protein: MRWQCATTLLSLITLAPLSLFAQTSSIDYKTRIKPLLQAHCFACHGTLKQESALRLDAGNLILKGGEIGPAVITGKPQESLLYQVLIEDADFEMPPEGQGRKLKPDEVQLIKTWIEQGARFPADDQPESAPSDHWAFQPIKRPAIPTTKNHVTNPIDAFITARHEQAGLIPQHKTDKSTLLRRVYLDLIGLPPTPKELNAFLNDTNPDAYERAIEDLLSRPQYGERWGRHWMDVWRYSDWYGRRGAKDMTNSYSLIWRWRDWIIRSVNEDKGYDRMIMEMLAADEIAPNDRENLVATGFIVRNFYRWNYHTWRKDNVEHTAKAFLGLTMNCCECHDHKYDPIGQEEYFAFRSFFEPIDLRHDRVPGEPDPGIFPDYKLSVRNGPIRTGMVRIYDRHLDAKAKFYTGGLEQNIIKGKPPVEAAAIGFLGGNQLPVTPISLPVTAWYPGLKPFVIEEETKAREAAYQIALNAWEQQKSQLEKNLHQQETQLANLLITRNKRQSENQQTRVTNHQALQLNASQGRRTLAHEISNWKSFDSETQVHFQLRILTESLVNFQLSNDLSGGRTNLYVAFESGKINTYAPGTTGMKTVGNYKVNQENRVFQVTLLLKPTEDIAELTITDTTAPEVIVDNQPIALNGWNPANSTNRGLFLDSHPGSVAEFDKIIFVGKGAQELQRFDFEFPGYRQGEDIPGIENWSVTRFSTGAATSQVVLNRPLSEAEQKWQQQVTEATQKRDLAKLTRDSVQLKLQAARDAKAEYAARVRAATARHIKKTTNFKVLEQAASQAEWQAHLSQAESEHKTKELTLVQTKTLPQTNKERDKKVTTAQKQLTQSQVKLNAARKPREKSSTEYTSLSRIFPQQSTGKRAALARWIATRENPLTARVAVNHIWMRHFGQPLVKSVYNFGRSGASPTHPKLINWLAVEFMDHQWSIKHLHRLILLSDTYQLSSKGLAPEHTNLSKDRDNILLWKFPTNRMEAEVIRDSLFYLANDLDPKMYGQELEQDQGLITNRRSLYYSHHGEAKMEFLELFDGASATDCYQRTTSIMPQQALALTNSELTVQKSRKIAAQLWLQQHSDIEKQKTTPDKQQAFVQRAFELILSRPATEKEQSAALHFLTRQELLFSKSTTKPIQDQKQKPITGYSQPAPQPAARARESLVQALFSHNDFVTIR, encoded by the coding sequence ATGAGATGGCAATGCGCCACTACCCTCTTGAGTTTGATCACACTCGCCCCCCTTTCGCTTTTCGCACAGACTTCTTCTATTGATTACAAAACACGAATCAAACCACTTCTGCAGGCCCATTGTTTTGCATGCCACGGAACGCTGAAACAAGAATCTGCACTGCGGCTGGATGCTGGGAATTTAATCCTTAAGGGAGGCGAAATTGGTCCTGCTGTCATCACCGGGAAACCACAAGAGAGTCTGCTGTATCAGGTTCTCATCGAAGATGCAGATTTCGAAATGCCCCCAGAAGGCCAGGGACGAAAACTGAAACCAGATGAAGTCCAGCTCATCAAAACCTGGATTGAACAGGGAGCTCGATTTCCAGCCGATGATCAACCTGAATCAGCCCCCTCTGACCACTGGGCCTTTCAACCCATCAAACGTCCTGCTATTCCTACTACAAAAAATCATGTGACAAATCCCATTGACGCCTTCATCACAGCGCGTCATGAGCAGGCTGGTCTGATTCCCCAACACAAAACAGACAAATCAACTTTACTCAGACGGGTCTATCTTGACCTTATTGGCCTGCCACCAACTCCCAAAGAATTAAATGCCTTTTTGAATGATACTAATCCTGATGCATACGAACGCGCGATTGAGGATCTGCTCAGCCGCCCGCAATACGGAGAGCGTTGGGGGCGGCACTGGATGGACGTCTGGAGGTATAGCGACTGGTATGGCCGACGCGGCGCCAAGGATATGACTAACAGTTATTCCCTGATTTGGCGCTGGCGAGATTGGATCATTCGTTCTGTGAACGAGGATAAAGGCTATGATCGCATGATCATGGAAATGCTGGCTGCCGATGAAATCGCTCCCAACGACAGAGAGAACCTGGTAGCTACCGGCTTTATTGTTCGAAATTTTTACCGTTGGAATTATCACACATGGCGCAAAGACAACGTCGAACATACTGCCAAAGCATTTTTAGGCTTGACGATGAACTGCTGCGAATGTCACGACCATAAATATGATCCCATCGGCCAGGAAGAATACTTTGCCTTCCGTTCATTTTTTGAACCCATTGATCTACGGCATGATCGCGTCCCAGGCGAACCCGACCCCGGAATTTTCCCTGATTACAAGTTGAGTGTCCGTAACGGCCCTATTCGAACGGGTATGGTACGCATCTATGACAGACACCTGGATGCCAAAGCGAAGTTTTACACAGGCGGCTTAGAGCAGAATATCATCAAAGGAAAACCGCCAGTTGAAGCAGCCGCTATTGGTTTTCTGGGAGGGAACCAGCTTCCAGTCACTCCCATTTCATTACCGGTCACCGCCTGGTATCCCGGCTTGAAACCGTTTGTGATTGAAGAAGAAACAAAAGCGCGCGAAGCTGCTTACCAAATTGCATTGAACGCATGGGAACAACAGAAATCACAACTGGAAAAGAATCTTCATCAACAGGAAACGCAACTGGCCAATCTTCTCATAACAAGAAATAAGAGACAATCAGAGAATCAACAAACACGGGTCACCAATCACCAGGCGCTGCAACTGAACGCCAGCCAGGGACGTCGCACACTGGCACATGAAATATCCAATTGGAAATCGTTTGATTCAGAAACACAGGTTCATTTTCAACTCAGAATTTTGACCGAGAGTCTGGTGAACTTTCAACTTTCGAACGATTTATCAGGTGGCAGAACAAATCTGTACGTCGCTTTTGAAAGCGGTAAGATTAATACCTATGCCCCGGGAACCACTGGAATGAAAACTGTCGGAAATTACAAAGTCAATCAGGAAAATCGAGTATTTCAAGTCACTCTTCTTTTGAAACCAACCGAAGATATCGCTGAGTTGACAATCACAGATACAACCGCGCCTGAAGTCATCGTGGACAATCAGCCGATCGCCCTCAATGGTTGGAATCCTGCTAATTCAACGAACCGTGGTCTGTTTCTGGATTCACATCCCGGTAGTGTTGCGGAGTTTGATAAAATTATCTTTGTTGGTAAAGGCGCTCAGGAGCTACAGCGGTTCGATTTTGAGTTTCCCGGTTATCGCCAGGGAGAAGACATTCCTGGAATTGAAAACTGGTCGGTCACACGTTTCAGCACCGGCGCAGCAACTTCTCAAGTCGTTTTAAACAGACCTCTCTCAGAAGCAGAACAAAAATGGCAGCAACAGGTCACAGAGGCAACACAAAAGCGGGATCTGGCAAAATTAACTCGAGATTCAGTTCAGCTAAAACTTCAGGCAGCCCGTGATGCAAAAGCTGAATATGCGGCTCGTGTCCGTGCAGCCACAGCACGCCACATTAAAAAAACAACGAATTTCAAAGTTTTAGAACAAGCTGCCAGTCAGGCTGAATGGCAGGCACATTTGAGTCAGGCGGAGTCTGAGCACAAAACAAAAGAACTTACTTTAGTGCAGACGAAAACGTTGCCGCAAACAAACAAGGAACGTGACAAAAAAGTCACGACGGCACAGAAACAGCTGACTCAGTCACAGGTGAAGTTGAACGCTGCCCGTAAACCGCGAGAGAAATCATCCACAGAATATACCAGCCTCAGCCGCATCTTTCCCCAACAGAGCACCGGAAAACGAGCCGCGCTCGCCCGCTGGATCGCTACTCGTGAAAACCCTTTGACGGCACGTGTTGCTGTCAATCATATCTGGATGCGTCATTTCGGTCAGCCGCTCGTCAAGTCGGTTTATAACTTTGGTCGTAGCGGCGCGTCTCCCACACATCCAAAGTTGATCAACTGGCTGGCAGTAGAATTCATGGATCATCAGTGGAGCATCAAGCATCTGCATCGTTTGATTCTACTCAGCGATACTTATCAGCTCAGTTCAAAAGGCTTGGCCCCCGAACACACGAATCTGAGTAAAGACCGCGATAACATCCTCCTCTGGAAGTTTCCCACCAATCGCATGGAAGCAGAAGTCATTCGTGACAGTCTATTCTACCTCGCGAATGACCTCGATCCAAAAATGTATGGTCAGGAACTGGAACAGGACCAGGGGCTGATCACGAACCGACGCAGTCTATATTATTCGCATCATGGTGAAGCAAAAATGGAGTTTCTGGAGTTGTTCGATGGTGCCAGCGCGACCGACTGCTACCAGCGTACCACCAGCATCATGCCGCAACAGGCGCTGGCGTTGACTAACAGTGAACTGACCGTTCAGAAAAGTCGTAAAATTGCTGCTCAACTCTGGCTCCAACAACATTCCGACATAGAAAAACAAAAGACAACACCAGATAAACAACAGGCGTTCGTTCAGCGTGCGTTTGAATTAATCCTGTCCCGTCCTGCCACAGAGAAAGAACAGTCTGCAGCACTCCATTTTCTGACGAGACAGGAACTGCTGTTTTCCAAATCGACAACAAAACCAATACAAGATCAAAAGCAAAAACCTATAACCGGTTATAGTCAACCGGCCCCACAACCGGCAGCTCGTGCACGCGAAAGTCTGGTTCAGGCGTTATTCAGCCATAATGACTTTGTCACCATCCGTTAA
- a CDS encoding DUF1501 domain-containing protein, with the protein MKHDISSTTPQCSRIRRRTFLADLGFGATGMALSTLLGSENQTRAAGPTDGPHFTPKAKSVIWVFLSGGYSQMETFDPKPELNKYAGKTFSDTIYPDPFKDPRYKERARSVVQVKREHSKIMPMQVGFKKHGESGIEMTDWWPHLSTCVDDISFVRSMYTTDNDHAAEYQIHHGRHKLDQKQPVIGSWLSYGLGSLNRNLPEYVFLGSYTDTRVKENFNPDYLGPKYMGVELSLDPKNPLPFGTRPQTMLEQEQANQYAFINELNQIAAVEYPSDEKLRARINSYELAFRMQTSVPEVLELTEETQETQSLYGIDEKETAIYGRRLLAARRLAERGVRFAQVYLSGYGEWDSHQKLKENHTRSCKRVDKPVAGLLKDLKRRGMWDDTVVVFCTEFGRTPAVENRGNAKMPSGRDHHPHGFTVWFAGAGIKQGHVHGATDELGFHAIESPHYVTDIHATLYHLLGLDSHKLDIPGRKRLEIDYGKPILDIIT; encoded by the coding sequence ATGAAACACGATATTTCATCAACAACACCGCAATGCAGTCGCATTCGCCGTCGCACCTTTTTGGCAGATCTTGGTTTCGGTGCAACCGGCATGGCGTTGAGTACACTGCTGGGAAGTGAAAACCAGACACGAGCCGCTGGTCCCACAGATGGCCCTCACTTTACCCCTAAAGCCAAATCCGTGATCTGGGTATTTCTCTCCGGTGGTTATAGTCAGATGGAAACGTTCGACCCCAAACCCGAACTTAATAAATATGCAGGAAAGACATTTTCGGATACAATCTACCCCGATCCCTTTAAAGATCCACGCTACAAAGAACGGGCGCGTTCCGTGGTCCAGGTAAAACGCGAGCATTCCAAAATCATGCCGATGCAGGTCGGATTCAAAAAGCACGGAGAATCAGGAATTGAAATGACAGACTGGTGGCCGCACCTGTCGACCTGTGTTGATGACATTTCCTTTGTCCGTTCCATGTATACGACTGATAACGACCATGCAGCTGAATATCAAATACATCACGGCAGGCATAAACTTGATCAGAAACAACCAGTTATTGGTTCCTGGCTCAGCTATGGTTTAGGCAGTTTGAATCGGAATTTACCTGAATATGTTTTCTTAGGCTCATATACCGACACTCGCGTGAAAGAAAACTTCAATCCCGATTACCTCGGCCCCAAATACATGGGAGTCGAACTTTCTCTGGATCCGAAGAACCCTCTTCCCTTCGGTACCCGCCCTCAAACGATGCTGGAGCAGGAACAGGCCAATCAATATGCCTTTATCAATGAGCTGAATCAGATTGCGGCCGTGGAGTACCCCAGTGATGAGAAATTGCGTGCCCGCATCAATTCCTACGAATTGGCATTTCGCATGCAAACATCGGTTCCTGAAGTGCTGGAGTTAACAGAGGAAACTCAGGAAACGCAAAGTCTCTATGGGATTGATGAGAAAGAGACCGCCATTTACGGACGTCGCCTGCTGGCAGCGCGTCGTCTGGCAGAACGGGGCGTACGATTTGCTCAGGTCTACTTAAGCGGCTACGGGGAGTGGGATTCACATCAGAAGCTGAAAGAGAATCATACCCGCTCCTGCAAACGTGTTGACAAACCGGTTGCCGGCCTGTTGAAAGACCTGAAACGGCGCGGAATGTGGGACGACACGGTCGTCGTGTTCTGTACCGAATTTGGACGAACGCCGGCTGTCGAAAATCGAGGCAATGCCAAGATGCCCAGTGGGCGGGATCATCATCCGCATGGCTTTACGGTCTGGTTTGCCGGAGCAGGAATCAAACAGGGACACGTCCACGGCGCCACGGATGAGCTTGGCTTCCATGCTATCGAATCCCCTCACTATGTGACGGACATCCATGCCACCCTGTATCACTTACTCGGGCTGGATAGCCACAAACTGGATATCCCGGGGCGAAAACGCCTGGAAATCGATTATGGGAAACCGATTCTGGATATCATTACCTGA